CGGATACAGGGTTCAGTTTGCGCGAGTAGTAGCGCAGGGCGATCAGGAAGGATGCAGTAAAGAGCAGTGGCGTGAGTAGAAGTTGCGGATTAATCAGGCCAATGAAGACGAGCGTCACGGTCAGGCTGGTGAAAGAATCGATGATGATATCGGAACCGGGAGCGATCATGTTGCTCAACTGGCTCATGTCGTTAGCGGCACGCGCCATGATGTCGCCGATACGTTGCCGGTTGTGGAACGTCTGGCTCTTGCCCAGCAGGCTTACATACAACTCGGCACGCGCGTCACGCGCAAAGCGTTTGCCAAGTAATTCCGGGAAGAAACGGGCGCTCAAGTCGAAGCAGCCGCCGATCAATATCGTTGCCAGCAGGATGAGGGAAATATGCACCAGGCCACTTTGATCGTGCTGTAAGACCGCGTTGAAAGCAAAGCCGGTTAGTACAGGAATCAAGGCATACAGTATATTGGCCAGGATAATGGCCAGCATAAAGCCGATGATGAGGTGAATATAACGAGTAAGATGAGAAATAATCCAGCGTACCGGCCCGGAACGATTGTAATGATACTCGCCGGCTACCGTAAATTCGCGCTTAATCAAGTGGATTCCCTTCGTTGGCACGTATCAATGCGCCCCTACAGCATTACGTTGAGGTAGTACAGATATTCTATCATGTTAGGGTTGGGTTTGGCTAGTGTTTTGTCGGATGGCTTCTTGAGGGACTCGACGTTTTTAGTGTGTACCAGTTTGTCTCTTGATGTCTCCCCTTGCTCGCGGTTTTCTCTCGGTTTTGCTGTAGGCTTTCAGCGCTTTTTTCCAGGTTTGAGGCTCTTGTAAAGACACCCCTTGCTCATATGGCAAGCTATTAACTAGATGAGACCGGGGAGAGATTCAGCATAATTGGTAGCTTTATGCCTGACCTTGATGCTGTTTTGAGCTTATATTTTGTAAGCACTCAAGACGGTCGAATCCCCACCCTGACCTGGCAACCCGGCTAACCCTAACCGCAAGTACTATTCTCTGCCTGCTTTGGCCCTTTCCATGTTATAATCTTTGGAAAAGTAGACTTATTCCATAGAAATATTCTCATGATCTACCAATCTGGGAATATTTCAGCGCGCTTATGCGCGATAAGCACCTTTATTCGTTTCGTACTTGATAGTTCTTCGGGGGTGAACTGTATGCCAGATCGATACTATCTCCATTATCTCAAAAAAAGTTCGAATGCCTGGAATAGTTGGCGGGAAAGACATCCTGATATGCAGCCGGATCTGAGTGGAGCTGTCCTGCGCCGCGTGCGCCTTATAGAGGCCAATCTGGAAGATATAAATCTGGATGGCGCCGACTTGAGCGAAGCCAATTTGAGTGGCGCGAATCTGAAGGGCGCCCGTCTCGCCGGGGCCAATTTGAGCAGCGCTAATTTGAGCGGGGCAGACTTGAGCGGGGCGGACTTGAGTAGGGCGCATCTCTATTATGCAAATTTCAGTGAGGCGAATCTCAGTCAGGCCAATTTGCAACGGGCGAATCTCAACGAGGCGAAACTCAATGGGGCGAATCTCGAGCAGGCCGACCTGAGCAGCGCGAAACTCAATGGCGCGAAGCTGAGCGAGACAAATCTCAGCAAGGCAAAGTTGGCGTTTGTCGATCTAGGGGGAGCCATCCTGAGAAATATCGATCTGGGCGAGATTCGGCTGACCGGTATTAATCTCAAGGCTGCGAATTTGAGCAGTGTTCGTGTCCGGTCGGTGAGTTTGCGTGGAGCAGACCTGCGGGGCGTGAGCTTTATGCGTATGGACCTGAATGGGGCCGATCTGAGCGGGGCAGACCTTAGTCTTGCGGATTTGCGGGAAACCAGTCTGATGCAGGCCGACCTGAGCGGGACGATTCTCAAAAATGCTCTTCTGAATGATGTATTCTTCAATGAAGCAAATCTGCGTGGAGCGGACCTGAGTGGAGCTAAAATCAATCGGGTTGACTTCAGTGGGGCAGAGCTTATCGACGCTGACCTCAGTAATGCGAATCTTCATGAGACGAGGTTTACTCAAGCGAAGCTCAATCATGCAAATCTGCGCGATGCCTATCTAAGTCGCGTCTATTTCGATGGAGCCAACCTCAGCCGCGTGAATCTAAGCAGTACGAATCTGGAAGAAATCGTATTTGATGGTGTCAGTCTCAAGGGGGCCAATCTCAGCAGCGCCAATCTTCGGAATGCGAGTTTGAGTAATGCTATTCTGAAAGGCGCATCCCTTTATGCCGCCGACCTTACCGGGGCCAATCTTACGTATGTCGATCTGCGTGGAGCAGACCTGAGAATTGCAAATCTAAGGAGCGCCAATCTCCATAGGGCCGAACTCAGCGGCGCTAATTTGCGCGGAAAAATTCTCAGCGGCATCAATCTCAGCGAGGCCAACCTGAGCAATGCCGATCTCAGTAAGGCAGACCTGGTAGAGGCGGATCTTGCCGGAGCAGACCTCTATATGGCCAATCTTAGTGGCACCAATCTCAGCCGGGCTAATCTGAGCAATGCCGATCTGAGGGGCGCCGATCTGAACCGGGCACACCTCCATGGCGCTATCCTCGATTCGGCTAACATGAATGGAGCGGTTCTGAACGGCACCTATGCTGTTGAGCCTGAGAACGAAACAGCGGCAACCTCGATTGTGTCTTCCGCTGTTTCGTTCTCAGGCTCAACAGTTTAGTTGCTGTTATTCGAAAGGTTGAGGTAGCTCTCTAAAAATCAGTTGTTTCGTTATGCGGCAGGTC
This sequence is a window from Ktedonobacteraceae bacterium. Protein-coding genes within it:
- a CDS encoding pentapeptide repeat-containing protein — encoded protein: MPDRYYLHYLKKSSNAWNSWRERHPDMQPDLSGAVLRRVRLIEANLEDINLDGADLSEANLSGANLKGARLAGANLSSANLSGADLSGADLSRAHLYYANFSEANLSQANLQRANLNEAKLNGANLEQADLSSAKLNGAKLSETNLSKAKLAFVDLGGAILRNIDLGEIRLTGINLKAANLSSVRVRSVSLRGADLRGVSFMRMDLNGADLSGADLSLADLRETSLMQADLSGTILKNALLNDVFFNEANLRGADLSGAKINRVDFSGAELIDADLSNANLHETRFTQAKLNHANLRDAYLSRVYFDGANLSRVNLSSTNLEEIVFDGVSLKGANLSSANLRNASLSNAILKGASLYAADLTGANLTYVDLRGADLRIANLRSANLHRAELSGANLRGKILSGINLSEANLSNADLSKADLVEADLAGADLYMANLSGTNLSRANLSNADLRGADLNRAHLHGAILDSANMNGAVLNGTYAVEPENETAATSIVSSAVSFSGSTV